The sequence CGCAAAAAAATATTCTATTACAGTAGAATATTATGCTTTTATTCTATCGCACTAGAACAGCAAAAGCAAATCAATTTTATCATTTTATACAGAAGTTTTTTATTAAACAATTTTCTCGGATTACTCTGATTTTGATTCAGGTTGACAAATTATCTCCCATATATACTTTAAAAAGCCTTGAATCATTCATCCAAGGCTTTTAGTGTACAGTATTATTGTTCTTACTATAATTAAAATGGTTCCATTGAATTCAGCATCTACACCAGCTTTATATCGTTTAAAAGTTATTTCTGTTTGTTAATTAGCATCGGCCACTAATTCATAGCTCGTTAATAACTCGAATTCACCAAGTACGGTTGTTCCATCTGCATCATAAAGAGGAATTGTACGAATATCACCACTCTCGCCATTTTGCTCAAGTGCCTCTTTGATTGAAGAAACCTCTGGTGTTAGATCATCAGCACTAACATACCCTTCGACCCCATTGGTGCCAATTGCAGAAATCAAATCCGGTTCTACGCCTATTGTATATTCAGATAATGCAGAGCCATAGGTTTCCCCTTTGTCATTAACGGAATATTCCGTCTTAAGCATTAGGTCATTAATAACCTCCAAGGTTTCAGTTGTACTCACGGATTTTGAGCTTGATAACGTCTGAATCGGAGATTGATATCCAGTATATCTTGTGTATCCACTCCCATTATAGAACTCAGCTTGATTATAAGCATAATATTGTCCCGCAGTGCTTATTCGGGAAGAATATACGAAGAATGCAGAGGTTGATGATGGATTATATGTCCAGGAACTTGAAGCCTTTAAAGAACCAGATGAATTATACAATCGAGCTTGGCCGCCCATATATCCTGTCGGCACATTCACATCTGCTTTTATGGGGGCAACTGCTTCGACAGTGTAACCAACGTTTGGAACATATCGAGTCCATACCTCAGATGTAAAGGAATACTCATGACCAGATATTTTGGGAGTTTTATATGTTGGAGACGCAGTATCAGCAAATGCTGTTGTTGAAATCGTAGATATTAACACAACACAGGTCATTATGACACCAAAAATTTTTGATTTACACGAAAAAAGCTTCTTCATATTTATCATCCTTTCTGTGCATTACTAATTAACTAAGCAGATGAGAATTGATTTTCGAAGTAGACTGTGATTTCTATCCACTTCAATTAAAATAATAGCTTTTCCTACTAAAAATAGCCCCTTTGGCATCACCTCTTTTCATCAATTGTAAAAATAGCCTACCCTTCATCTATTTTTGTCCATCACCTCCTTTCCGAATATTTATAGATTACATTAAACTCTTAAGAGTAACATCCTTAAGCAATTAGTTAAATTATAAGCAAGCAAACTCTACCTCATCTTTACCTCAATAAGCGAAATAGGAACGACTCTATTCTCTTTGTCCAATAAAATCCATTTTTAAATTCCTTGATCTAATACTCCATTGTCTCCCTTTTTTGTAAGTAAAGATGATATCTTTTGGAGGAAGCGACTTCGAGGTTCGTTCCAAAATTAAATGTCAAAAGAATAGCTGCCCGCATCATTTTAGTGAGAAGATTCATTTTTAAAACTCTGAGATATTGCACCTGTTAAACTAATTTCTAGAAAAATAGAACAAGCAAGCGATCAATATGTCACCATAGGGGAGTATAGTGATTGGGTCTCCAAAAGTTTGCCCGATGCATCATAGATTTTAGCGGTGGCACAAACCCGGTAAGTCCCATGAACAACGTAATACTCCCCTTCTACTGAGGCAATCGCAGCCCCGGTTGCCGATGCCGTCCATGTCTTAATTTTACTCCAGCCGCTGCCGGAGGATTTTTGCAATTCAGCAGTTACCACCGTTGTGTAGGAGTCAAAATAGCCGGCGGAAGCTCCTACACAGGTTGCCAAGCCCGATGAGCTTATAGCTAATCCCGGATTTAAATAGGAAATGTACGTAAATTGAGGAGAAATAATTCCTTGTGGATTTTCTTTTGTTGCCCCAATATCCGCGTAAACCGGAACTGCTGAGACAATGGTCATAAGGAGCACAAGAATCATACAGAAAAATTGTTTCATAAACTAAAAACCTCCCTTAATGTCTTTCATTATATAAAGACAAGCAAGGAGGTTTTTTGCAACACATTTTTTAAATTTTAATTAATATATTTTACTCCTTCAGAGATTTTCATTGCCACATCCTGGTCTATCTGAGCCCGAATCATAAATATACGGCTATTCATTTCCCATATGATTGTCACCACTGAGTTCTTTTCCACCAGTGTTCCCTCATGACCGTTTATATCGACGGTTTTAGTGACTGAAGCATTCTCCGTATCCAGCGCAGGCCTGTTGCCCTCAGTTAACTCCGTATAAGTAATAAACTCTCCCCGTTCGTTCTTAAATTGGATTTCGTTATAAATTTTACTTCTGGATATATCAGTGGCTTTATAGCCATCCGGTATATAAGTCGGAACATAGTCTTTGGTCCAGTTTACAACTGGATTTCCTCCGTTCAAACTATTCTCGTTCTCTTTTAGTGATTCTGGCGGACGAACCCACCGGCTCCCTGGGCTCCCAGGCCGCTGAGGGCTTGCCCCGCCTGTTTAAAGAAATTAATCAGGAGGGGCAGACCCTGTTAATGGTGACCCACAGCGTGAAAGCGACCAGCCATGCCAAACGGGTACTGTTTATTAAGGATGGGGAGGTCTTTCACCAGCTTTATAAAGCCGGAATATCGGATGAAAGCCATGTACTAGAAAATCTCCGATACACTGACCACCATGGCAACAGGCGGTGGGCGCCATGAGTAGATTCTTTTATGCCAAGTGGCTGCCACCAATCTGAAAAGAATGCCCAAACCTATCTGCCCTACATCCTGACCTGCATCGGCACGGTGATGATGTATTACATCATGATTTTTCTGTCTGAAAACGAGGGCTTGGGGAAAATGGCCGGCGG comes from Desulfosporosinus meridiei DSM 13257 and encodes:
- a CDS encoding DUF4367 domain-containing protein → MNGGNPVVNWTKDYVPTYIPDGYKATDISRSKIYNEIQFKNERGEFITYTELTEGNRPALDTENASVTKTVDINGHEGTLVEKNSVVTIIWEMNSRIFMIRAQIDQDVAMKISEGVKYIN